The nucleotide window CATGCAAATTCCATACATCAACGAAGGGGTTTCGGCTGGCTTTCCCTCGCCTGCTACCGATTTTATGGAAAGCTGTATTGACTTGAATAAAGAGTTAAGCGAAAATCCGTTAGCTACTTTTTATATCAAAGTAAAAGGCAACTCGATGATTGATGCCGGCATAAACGACAAAGATGTATTGGTCGTGGATCGAAGTTTGGAACCGCAAAACAACAAGATTGCAATTTGCTGTATCGATGGCGAGTTTACCGTAAAACGCATTCAGGTCGAAAAAGACTGTTTATTTCTAATGCCCGAAAATCCCAACTACGAACCCATAAAAGTTACCGAAGAAAACCAGCTCATCATTTGGGGAATGGTCACTTATGTGATAAAAAAAGTGTAATCATTTAGTATATTCAAAGTTTAACCACATCACGTAAAGCTTTACTGGCTTCACGTGATTTTTTGTATTCTTTCCTATTCCGTGAATGCAAATTTAACTGCACCTGCAAATAACTTACTATCAATACAAAAGCCAATCCTTCTCTTTGATTTATAAAAAATAGTGGGTATGTTTACAAAGTAAAGCCTTCTTAAAAACAGTGCTATACTAACCAATCCCCTCAAAACAATTAATTCTCTATGAAATTTAAAAACCTCATCATTCTTCCCTTATTGCTATTAGTCAATAATTTATCTTATGCCCAAAAAGAATCCGCAAACTGGAACGGCAAAAAATGTGCTGTCGTTTTAACTTATGACGATGCCCTAAACATTCATCTCAACAAAGTAATCCCTGCTCTCAATGCATATCACCTTAAGGGTACTTTTTATCTT belongs to Flavobacterium aquiphilum and includes:
- a CDS encoding LexA family protein, giving the protein MSVKKEQKLTFFRPDFESGMQIPYINEGVSAGFPSPATDFMESCIDLNKELSENPLATFYIKVKGNSMIDAGINDKDVLVVDRSLEPQNNKIAICCIDGEFTVKRIQVEKDCLFLMPENPNYEPIKVTEENQLIIWGMVTYVIKKV